A genome region from Chryseobacterium sp. G0186 includes the following:
- a CDS encoding homocysteine S-methyltransferase family protein, whose amino-acid sequence MRNSEQLYKALSERILILDGAMGTMLQRYKFEEEDYRGERFKDWEHPVKGNNDLLSLTQPHAIEEVHKKYLEAGADIIETNTFSGTTIAMADYHMEELVYELNYESAKIARKACDEYTAKNPDKPRFVAGSIGPTNRTASLSPDVNDPGYRAITFEELRVAYKQQCEALLDGGSDILLVETIFDTLNAKAALFAIDELQDERGIKIPIMVSGTITDASGRTLSGQTAEAFLISVSHLNLLSVGFNCALGADQLTPYLETLAHNSEFYVSAYPNAGLPNAFGKYDETPEDMARQIKEYVEKGLINIIGGCCGTTPEHIKAISDLVETYPPRKLKEFV is encoded by the coding sequence ATGAGAAATTCAGAACAATTATATAAAGCTTTATCCGAAAGAATCTTAATTCTTGACGGAGCCATGGGAACAATGCTTCAGAGATATAAGTTTGAAGAAGAAGATTATCGTGGTGAGCGCTTCAAAGACTGGGAACATCCGGTAAAGGGAAATAACGATTTACTTTCCCTTACACAGCCTCACGCCATTGAAGAAGTTCATAAGAAATATCTGGAAGCAGGAGCAGACATCATTGAAACCAATACTTTCTCAGGCACTACCATTGCTATGGCAGATTATCACATGGAAGAATTGGTATATGAGCTGAACTATGAGTCTGCAAAGATCGCCAGAAAAGCCTGTGATGAATACACAGCAAAAAATCCTGATAAGCCAAGATTTGTAGCAGGTTCCATAGGACCTACAAACAGAACAGCAAGCTTAAGCCCGGATGTGAATGATCCCGGATATAGAGCCATCACCTTTGAAGAATTAAGAGTAGCCTATAAGCAACAATGTGAAGCGCTGTTAGATGGAGGTTCAGACATTTTATTAGTAGAAACCATCTTTGATACATTAAATGCTAAGGCAGCTTTATTTGCCATTGATGAACTACAGGATGAAAGAGGAATTAAGATCCCAATCATGGTTTCAGGAACCATTACAGATGCTTCAGGAAGAACATTGAGCGGACAGACGGCTGAAGCCTTTTTAATCTCTGTTTCCCATTTGAATCTGTTGAGCGTTGGCTTCAACTGTGCATTAGGAGCTGATCAGTTAACTCCATATCTGGAAACTCTGGCTCATAATTCAGAATTCTATGTTTCAGCGTATCCGAATGCCGGTTTACCGAATGCTTTTGGGAAATATGATGAGACTCCGGAAGACATGGCCAGACAGATTAAGGAATATGTGGAAAAAGGGCTCATTAATATTATCGGAGGCTGCTGTGGTACGACTCCGGAACATATTAAGGCGATTTCTGATCTGGTAGAAACTTATCCACCAAGAAAATTGAAAGAATTTGTGTGA
- a CDS encoding ACT domain-containing protein, protein MRNANEIKFLKNRSIVKFEGEDFLGEIGIDGRIFKALTLARISVGVISQQAIENGISILVHENDAEKAVACLIDEFETERKSGKVSQIYSINNVSVIGFVAEDSNKVFAELARNNVFPLLLNKVAGENRVNIVVTSSQDEKTRNIIESEIFKKPKTVHLAIIGHGNVGKTLIEQVLESSEEIKRRKKVDLKVVAVANSKKIAFNKKGFGANWTDEVLTAEHPSNVEELINFSNENQLENLIVVDNTASKDFVQNYHALAENGFDLVSSNKIFNTLPIEEYRKLRYTLSKNNRRYLYETNVGAGLPLIDTIKLLHLSGENITRIKGVFSGTLSYVFNNFSLRDDKFSTIINEAMEKGYTEPDPREDLSGNDVARKLLILARELDLINEFEDINIQNLVPENLLSVSKSEFISRLEELDEEYQKIKENQEPGHVLRYVGDLHGDLQEEKGQLDVKLVSVPGSSALGQLKGSDSIFEIYTESYGENPIVIMGAGAGAKVTARGVFGDILRLSETK, encoded by the coding sequence ATGAGAAATGCTAACGAAATAAAATTTTTAAAGAACAGATCAATCGTCAAATTTGAAGGAGAAGATTTCCTTGGAGAAATCGGAATTGACGGACGAATTTTTAAAGCGCTGACTTTAGCGCGTATCAGTGTGGGAGTAATCTCTCAGCAGGCTATAGAAAACGGAATCTCTATTTTGGTTCACGAAAATGATGCTGAAAAGGCTGTGGCTTGTCTTATTGATGAATTTGAAACAGAAAGAAAATCAGGAAAGGTTTCACAGATCTACAGTATTAATAACGTTTCTGTTATTGGTTTTGTAGCAGAAGATTCCAATAAAGTTTTTGCAGAACTGGCAAGAAACAATGTTTTCCCATTGCTTTTAAATAAGGTGGCCGGTGAAAACAGAGTAAACATTGTCGTCACATCTTCACAGGATGAAAAGACAAGAAACATCATTGAATCTGAGATCTTCAAAAAACCAAAGACTGTTCATCTGGCAATCATTGGTCACGGAAATGTAGGAAAAACTTTGATAGAGCAGGTTCTTGAATCTTCAGAAGAGATTAAAAGACGCAAAAAAGTAGATCTTAAAGTAGTTGCCGTAGCCAATTCGAAGAAAATAGCCTTCAACAAAAAAGGATTTGGTGCCAATTGGACTGATGAGGTTTTAACAGCAGAGCATCCATCAAATGTTGAAGAGTTAATCAATTTCTCCAATGAAAACCAATTAGAGAACCTGATCGTTGTAGATAACACAGCAAGTAAGGATTTTGTACAAAATTATCATGCCTTGGCGGAAAATGGTTTTGATCTGGTTTCTTCCAACAAGATTTTCAATACACTCCCTATCGAAGAATATCGTAAACTAAGATATACGTTGAGCAAAAATAACAGACGTTATCTGTATGAAACCAATGTAGGAGCCGGTCTTCCATTAATTGACACCATCAAATTACTCCACCTTTCAGGAGAAAATATCACAAGAATTAAAGGCGTTTTCTCCGGAACATTGAGCTATGTTTTCAATAATTTTTCTTTGAGAGATGATAAATTCTCAACCATTATCAATGAGGCAATGGAAAAAGGTTACACAGAACCAGATCCAAGAGAGGACTTATCTGGAAATGATGTCGCAAGAAAATTATTGATTTTGGCTAGAGAATTAGATTTAATTAATGAATTTGAAGATATCAATATTCAAAATCTGGTTCCTGAAAATTTACTTTCAGTTTCAAAATCAGAATTCATTTCAAGACTGGAAGAACTTGATGAAGAATACCAGAAAATTAAGGAAAATCAAGAGCCTGGTCACGTATTGCGTTATGTAGGAGATCTGCATGGAGATCTGCAGGAAGAAAAGGGGCAGCTTGATGTGAAACTGGTTTCCGTACCCGGAAGTTCTGCATTAGGACAACTGAAAGGTTCAGATTCCATTTTTGAAATCTATACAGAAAGTTATGGAGAAAACCCAATTGTAATTATGGGAGCCGGAGCCGGCGCCAAAGTAACGGCAAGAGGTGTTTTCGGAGATATTTTAAGATTAAGTGAAACAAAATAA
- the metH gene encoding methionine synthase translates to MKYLRLSGLEPLIITPESNFINVGERTNVAGSKKFLRLIKEEKFSEALDIARHQVEGGAQILDVNFDDGLIDGKASMIKFLNLIASEPDIARIPIMVDSSKWEILEAGLQVAQGKCVVNSISLKEGEEEFIKHAKAIKRYGAAVIVMAFDEVGQADNLERRIEISKRSYDIMVNQIGFPAEDIIFDLNIFPVATGMDEHRKNAIDFIEATRWVRQNLPYASVSGGVSNVSFSFRGNDTVREAMHSVFLYHAIQAGMNIGIVNPAMLEVYDEINKELLELVEDVILDKREDATERLLDYSEKHKSVKKEKTEDLEWRKNPLQERITYALVKGIDRFIEEDVEEARLQAAKPLHVIEINLMTGMGVVGDLFGSGKMFLPQVVKSARVMKKAVAYLQPYIEAEKDGSRPANGKILMATVKGDVHDIGKNIVSVVLGCNNYEIVDLGVMVPAEKIIQTAIAEKVDVIGLSGLITPSLDEMVYIAAELERQNLDFPLLIGGATTSKAHTAVKIDLKYKNAVVHVNDASRAVNVVSSLLGDRNKEYVSDLKSDYSDFREKFLNRQVDKDYVSIEEARENRFKIDWKNEDIFTPNNLGITVIENQDLRELLPFIDWSPFFRSWDLHGKYPNILEDEVVGAQAKELFKDAQVILKRILDEKLLTAKAIFGIFKANSNETDDILIFDENNNEQAKFLTLRQQAQRSKGKDYLALSDFIAPQNTGKTDYVGAFCVTTGFGTDELSNEYEKANDDYNAIMVKALADRFAEAYAEFLHKKVRTEYWGYANQESLSNEELIAEKYKGIRPAPGYPACPDHLEKHAIWDLLKVEENIGVYLTESLAMFPTASVSGYYFGSPHAKYFGLGKISEDQLKEYSERKGISLQEAKKWLSPNLAD, encoded by the coding sequence ATGAAGTATTTAAGATTATCAGGCCTTGAGCCTCTTATCATAACGCCGGAGAGTAATTTCATCAACGTTGGTGAAAGAACGAATGTTGCCGGGTCCAAAAAATTTTTAAGACTAATCAAAGAGGAAAAGTTCTCTGAAGCATTAGATATTGCCCGCCATCAGGTAGAAGGAGGGGCTCAGATTCTTGACGTCAATTTTGATGATGGATTGATTGATGGGAAAGCATCCATGATTAAATTCCTAAACTTGATTGCCTCCGAGCCGGATATTGCAAGAATTCCGATTATGGTTGACTCTTCCAAGTGGGAAATTCTGGAAGCTGGTCTTCAGGTTGCTCAGGGAAAATGTGTGGTAAACTCCATCAGTTTGAAAGAAGGAGAAGAAGAGTTTATCAAGCATGCAAAAGCAATAAAGCGATATGGTGCAGCTGTGATTGTCATGGCATTTGATGAGGTAGGGCAGGCAGATAATCTTGAACGCAGAATCGAAATTTCAAAGCGATCTTATGATATCATGGTAAATCAGATTGGTTTTCCGGCAGAAGATATCATTTTCGATTTAAATATTTTTCCGGTGGCAACAGGAATGGATGAGCACAGAAAAAATGCCATCGATTTCATTGAAGCTACCCGATGGGTAAGACAGAATCTTCCTTATGCGTCTGTGAGTGGAGGAGTGAGCAATGTTTCCTTTTCATTCAGAGGAAATGATACCGTAAGAGAAGCAATGCACTCCGTATTCCTTTATCACGCCATTCAGGCCGGAATGAACATCGGCATTGTAAACCCTGCAATGTTGGAGGTGTATGATGAAATTAATAAAGAACTGCTTGAGCTTGTAGAAGATGTTATTCTGGACAAAAGAGAAGATGCTACAGAAAGACTTCTTGACTACTCAGAAAAGCACAAGTCCGTAAAAAAAGAAAAGACAGAAGATCTGGAATGGAGAAAAAATCCATTACAGGAAAGAATTACCTATGCATTAGTAAAAGGAATCGATCGTTTTATCGAAGAAGATGTAGAAGAAGCCAGATTACAAGCTGCAAAACCTCTTCATGTCATTGAAATTAATCTGATGACCGGAATGGGGGTAGTAGGAGATCTCTTTGGAAGCGGAAAAATGTTTTTACCACAGGTAGTGAAGTCTGCAAGGGTAATGAAGAAAGCTGTGGCTTATTTACAACCCTACATCGAGGCAGAAAAAGACGGATCAAGACCTGCCAACGGCAAAATATTAATGGCGACTGTAAAAGGAGATGTTCATGATATTGGTAAAAATATTGTGAGTGTTGTGCTGGGTTGTAACAACTACGAGATCGTGGATCTTGGAGTAATGGTTCCTGCCGAAAAGATTATTCAGACAGCTATTGCTGAAAAAGTAGATGTGATCGGATTAAGCGGACTGATTACCCCAAGTTTGGATGAAATGGTGTATATCGCAGCCGAATTAGAAAGACAGAATTTAGATTTTCCATTGTTGATAGGTGGTGCAACCACTTCAAAAGCACATACCGCAGTGAAGATCGATTTAAAATATAAAAATGCAGTCGTTCACGTAAACGATGCTTCCAGAGCTGTAAACGTGGTAAGCTCATTGTTGGGAGACAGAAATAAAGAATATGTTTCCGATTTAAAGAGTGACTATTCTGATTTTAGAGAGAAATTCCTGAACAGGCAGGTTGACAAAGATTATGTTTCCATTGAAGAAGCCAGAGAAAATCGCTTTAAAATAGATTGGAAGAATGAAGATATTTTCACGCCAAATAATTTGGGAATAACTGTAATTGAAAATCAGGATTTAAGAGAGTTACTACCTTTTATCGACTGGTCGCCGTTCTTCAGAAGCTGGGATTTACATGGGAAATACCCGAATATCCTGGAAGATGAGGTGGTAGGTGCTCAGGCTAAGGAACTATTCAAAGATGCACAAGTTATTTTAAAGAGAATTCTGGATGAAAAATTATTAACGGCAAAAGCCATCTTTGGAATTTTTAAAGCCAATTCCAATGAAACTGATGATATTTTAATCTTTGATGAAAACAATAATGAGCAGGCTAAATTTTTAACCTTAAGACAGCAGGCCCAAAGATCAAAAGGAAAAGATTATCTGGCATTAAGCGACTTTATTGCACCACAAAACACTGGAAAAACTGATTACGTTGGAGCATTTTGTGTAACCACAGGTTTTGGAACAGATGAATTGTCAAATGAGTATGAAAAAGCCAATGATGATTATAATGCCATTATGGTAAAAGCTCTGGCAGATCGTTTTGCAGAAGCCTATGCCGAATTTTTACATAAGAAAGTAAGAACAGAATATTGGGGATATGCCAATCAGGAAAGTTTAAGCAATGAAGAACTAATAGCCGAAAAATATAAAGGAATTCGTCCTGCACCGGGATATCCTGCTTGTCCTGACCATCTGGAGAAACATGCTATCTGGGATTTATTGAAAGTTGAAGAAAATATAGGCGTTTATCTTACGGAAAGTTTAGCCATGTTCCCAACAGCCTCAGTTTCCGGATATTATTTCGGAAGCCCCCATGCAAAATATTTTGGATTGGGAAAAATCTCGGAAGATCAATTAAAAGAATACTCAGAGAGAAAAGGAATTTCTTTGCAAGAAGCGAAGAAGTGGCTGTCACCAAATTTAGCAGATTAA
- a CDS encoding fatty acid desaturase family protein, whose protein sequence is MEKPSYLKDSDDTQLFNELRKKVNQRIETIPENRDIYIQIKAVLLPLIYVGLYFFAIFNAEKQWMYILSFVFMGIFLVLIYLNLIHEAAHNNIYRSKRLNGVILHIFDFIGANSYIWKKRHIASHHAYPNVDGWDTDIEQSGLLLIVPWVKAKGVQKYQHWFFFLVYPLYLFNWMFIRDFRDFFDKERVILKTQGRIPVAEKVKMISYKLFYFFYQIVIPVMFFKVSIGLALGAWFLQVISASIFALFVLLPLHPLPDNAFPKLNKDNGLPFSWLRHQFEVTNDLKENNWWVRNVLGNFNFHVAHHLFPNYSYMYYNEITEEIEEFAKEHGLAYKRFPLFTALGKHRDLLRQNANNAYYILEE, encoded by the coding sequence ATGGAAAAGCCGAGTTACTTAAAAGATTCAGATGATACTCAACTGTTTAATGAGCTGAGAAAGAAAGTGAACCAAAGAATAGAGACCATTCCTGAGAACAGGGATATCTATATTCAGATCAAGGCGGTTCTTCTGCCACTCATCTATGTAGGTTTATATTTCTTTGCCATTTTTAATGCTGAAAAGCAATGGATGTATATACTCAGTTTTGTTTTTATGGGAATTTTTTTGGTTTTGATTTATTTAAACCTGATCCATGAAGCGGCTCATAATAACATTTATAGAAGTAAAAGATTAAATGGGGTGATCCTGCATATTTTTGACTTTATAGGAGCCAATTCCTATATCTGGAAAAAAAGACATATCGCAAGTCACCACGCTTATCCGAATGTAGACGGATGGGATACTGATATTGAGCAGAGTGGTTTACTATTAATAGTACCATGGGTTAAGGCAAAAGGAGTTCAGAAGTATCAGCACTGGTTTTTCTTTTTAGTATATCCGTTGTATTTATTCAATTGGATGTTCATAAGAGATTTTAGGGATTTCTTTGACAAGGAAAGAGTGATTTTAAAAACCCAGGGAAGAATTCCTGTTGCAGAGAAGGTAAAGATGATTAGTTATAAGCTGTTTTATTTTTTTTATCAGATCGTGATTCCTGTGATGTTCTTTAAAGTATCAATAGGTTTAGCCTTGGGAGCATGGTTTTTACAGGTGATTTCGGCGAGCATTTTTGCATTATTTGTTTTATTGCCTTTGCATCCGCTTCCTGATAATGCCTTTCCAAAATTGAATAAAGATAATGGGCTTCCATTCAGCTGGCTTCGTCATCAATTTGAAGTGACGAACGATTTAAAGGAAAATAATTGGTGGGTAAGAAACGTATTGGGGAATTTTAATTTTCATGTGGCTCATCACCTTTTTCCCAACTACAGTTATATGTATTACAATGAGATCACAGAAGAGATAGAAGAATTTGCCAAAGAACATGGCTTGGCATACAAAAGATTTCCGCTGTTCACCGCTTTAGGAAAACATAGGGATTTATTGAGGCAGAATGCAAATAATGCCTACTATATTTTAGAAGAATAA
- a CDS encoding O-succinylhomoserine sulfhydrylase, producing the protein MENFETSAIRTQTERSQFDEHSTPLYLTSSFIFQDAEDMRASFAEEKPKNLYSRFSNPNVTEFTEKIAKMEGAESGYAFATGMAAIYSTFAALLNAGDHIVSCQSVFGSTHTLFTKYFPKWNIETTYFKAGDAENVEQYIKPNTKILYLETPTNPAIEILDLEFFGQIAKKHNLIFIVDNCFATPYLQQPIKYGADIVVHSATKLIDGQGRVLGGIAVGKEDLIREIYLFARNTGPALSPFNAWVLSKSLETLAIRVEKHCENALKVAEFLESHPNVELVKYPFLKSHPNYEVAKKQMKLGGNIVAFEIKGGIEGGRNFLDKIQMCSLSANLGDTRTIVTHPASTTHSKLSDEERNEVGITAGLVRCSVGLENVDDIIADLKQALD; encoded by the coding sequence ATGGAAAATTTTGAAACGTCAGCAATAAGAACCCAGACTGAAAGATCTCAGTTTGATGAGCATTCCACTCCGTTATACCTTACCTCCAGTTTTATTTTTCAGGATGCTGAGGATATGAGAGCAAGCTTTGCAGAAGAAAAGCCTAAGAATTTATACAGCCGTTTTTCCAATCCTAATGTAACTGAGTTTACAGAAAAGATAGCAAAAATGGAGGGTGCTGAATCCGGATATGCGTTTGCAACAGGAATGGCCGCCATCTATTCAACATTTGCTGCCCTGCTTAATGCAGGAGATCATATTGTAAGCTGTCAGTCAGTTTTTGGATCTACCCATACTTTATTTACCAAGTATTTCCCAAAATGGAATATTGAAACTACTTATTTCAAAGCCGGAGATGCAGAAAATGTTGAACAATACATCAAGCCCAATACAAAGATCCTGTATCTTGAAACACCTACCAATCCGGCTATTGAAATTCTGGATCTTGAGTTTTTTGGACAGATTGCTAAGAAACATAATCTAATATTTATTGTAGATAACTGTTTTGCAACACCTTATCTTCAACAACCGATAAAATATGGTGCAGATATTGTTGTACATTCAGCAACGAAATTGATTGACGGACAGGGGAGAGTATTAGGGGGAATAGCAGTTGGAAAAGAAGACCTGATCAGAGAAATCTATCTTTTTGCAAGAAATACAGGACCTGCATTGTCTCCTTTTAATGCATGGGTATTATCAAAAAGCCTTGAAACATTAGCAATCCGTGTAGAAAAGCATTGCGAAAATGCATTAAAGGTAGCAGAGTTTTTAGAAAGCCATCCTAATGTAGAATTGGTAAAATACCCATTCCTGAAATCCCACCCAAACTATGAAGTGGCCAAAAAACAAATGAAGCTTGGAGGAAATATTGTTGCTTTTGAAATAAAAGGCGGAATAGAGGGAGGAAGAAACTTCTTAGATAAGATACAAATGTGTTCACTTTCTGCTAACCTGGGCGATACAAGAACGATTGTTACCCATCCGGCATCTACTACCCACTCCAAATTATCAGATGAAGAAAGAAACGAAGTAGGAATTACAGCAGGATTGGTTCGTTGTTCAGTAGGATTAGAAAATGTAGACGATATCATTGCAGATCTGAAACAGGCTTTAGATTAA